Proteins encoded in a region of the Augochlora pura isolate Apur16 chromosome 4, APUR_v2.2.1, whole genome shotgun sequence genome:
- the LOC144469112 gene encoding chymotrypsin inhibitor-like produces the protein MSRTVLILLFAAVACIGMSEGSVKDCGDNEVYKECASPCEQKCGEPPSNCLEPCAPAACQCKPLYVRNSEGKCVLPTKC, from the exons ATGTCTCGTACTGTTCTTATTCTCCTGTTCGCAGCTGTTGCTTGTATTGGCA TGAGCGAAGGCTCTGTGAAGGATTGTGGCGATAATGAAGTATACAAGGAGTGCGCGAGCCCGTGTGAACAGAAATGTGGTGAACCACCGTCCAACTGCTTGGAG CCATGTGCACCGGCCGCCTGTCAATGTAAACCACTGTACGTGAGGAATTCCGAAGGAAAATGTGTCCTTCCCACGAAATGTTAG